CGTTGTTCCAGTTTGTAATGCCGTAAACAACACAGCCAATTGTTGATATGATGCACAGCCAGTAAGGCAACGCAGTTTCAATGCTTCCGAGACCTAATAGCATACTATTCTCCTTATAATAAAAAAAACCGCAGGCTCTCACCTGCGGTTTTTTCGGTATACGTTTTGTATCGTTGTGTACTGTCAAACACACTCAACCGATCCGCAGGTCATTGAGACGCGGTAACCATAATATGCGTAAAAATAGCTGTTCATATGGCGGTTGATTGTGTTCATGGAGTCTCTTCTACTCGCTATGATACAAAAATGTCAAGTTCGATAAAGTAGAAAATGGCATTTTTTTCGATATAGTCGAAAATGAAAAGTGAAAGGAAGGCGCGGGAGGAAGCCTCCGGCGGCGCTTGCCAGCGGGACTTTATGAACCTTTCTCGAAGAAAGGTTCGTAAAAATATCCAAAGACTTTCAAGGGCAAAGAAATCTTTTTTGTAAGACCTTGGAAGCCGCGAGAAGCGATATCCTTAAAAAGTAAAGGGTTGTTCTATGTGTGCAGAACAACCCTTTACTTTGAATATAAAGAAAGCATTACCGAATACAGTAGATACAAGCGGTAAGCGTTGGTTTGACGTTTATTAAAATTAGTAGGGCGGCTGCTCTGTGGTTACAGAGCAGCGCAAGTTAGTCGTAAGTGATCTCGCGAATTGTGTTGGAATAAGTACTCTTGGTTGAACTCTTGTTCCCTTGAGGGGGCGATGCCACCTCCATGCGGGTAGGTTCACGAACATATTTTCCTTTACGTATTTTGCCAGCAGAGCTGAATATGATCTTCTGCAAGGCTTCGGGATACAAGGCTAACGACTACAGCAATTGTGATAGCCACGGGCAATGCCACTACGTTGGGGTCTACCCACTGGAGTAGAAACATTGTGCTACCGGGTGCTGCATCTGCCACAAGGGTGACTTTTCCAAAGATAGTTTTGCAAAGTCCGATTGATACCGCTTCTTTTTTGTGGATGAAAAGCATCCAGAGCATGGAAACGGTGAATCCACCGACCATGGACGTTTTGGCTCCTGTTTTGGTCATGCCTTTCCAGTAAAGCCCGAAAACGTACGCTGGGAGGAATGCGGCTCCGGTAAGTCCGAAGAAGAAAGCTGTTGCACGCGCCACAATGGAAGGCGGCAACAACCATGCCCATACCAGTGTCGCAAGAATTGTTGCAATAATCCCAAGCTGGTTTACTTGTTTGGTATCCCGTTTGGTGGGCATAACTACCTGTGAGACATCGTAGGCAAGTGAGGTTCCACCAATATGGAACTGGCTTGAAAGAGTAGACATTGCTGCGGCGAACATGGCGAGCAAGAATGCTGTGGAGAACCAAGGCGGCATGATGCCTTCAATGAAGACAGGGATTATTTTATCAAGGTTACCACCTGCCATTTGGATACTGATTTTGCCAAACTGTTCGAAGAAAATTGCATTAGAAAGCGCACCTACAACGAAGATAACGAATACTGTGAGCAGAAGAAAAATTGCGCCATAGAGAACTGCACGGTTTAATTCTCTGTCGCTGGAAACAGTCATGAAGCGCACAGCAAGTTGCGGCTGTGCTAGTACGCCTATGCCGACGCCGTAGACAAGTGTTGTATAAATAACAAGCCAAAGCGGAGTGCCCTGTGCGGAGCCTTGTGTCCAACCCAAGATGCCACCTTTTTGTAAAGCCTGTGGCATAAGATGGGACATGGCTGTGAGTTTTTCATGTGCCGGAATAACACCACCGAGCAGGTAGTAGGTGTAGCCAAGCAGGAAGAGCATCATGGCAGCCATAATGGTTC
The nucleotide sequence above comes from Halodesulfovibrio sp.. Encoded proteins:
- a CDS encoding symporter small accessory protein translates to MLLGLGSIETALPYWLCIISTIGCVVYGITNWNNAGTPDNVNIESLVQESTDN
- a CDS encoding sodium:solute symporter family protein encodes the protein MAAKLITAMLYFAAVFYLGWKGWKETKGASDYMLAGRSVNPFIMAMSYGATFVSTSAIIGFGGVAAMFGMPLLWLAFLTIFVGVFIAMVFLGKRTRRMGLTLNCHTFPELLGKRYNSKFVQSFSGGIIFFFIPVYAAAVLTGICRMTEVSLGLPYEWMLIGITAILSLYVITGGMKAVMYTDAFQGTIMAAMMLFLLGYTYYLLGGVIPAHEKLTAMSHLMPQALQKGGILGWTQGSAQGTPLWLVIYTTLVYGVGIGVLAQPQLAVRFMTVSSDRELNRAVLYGAIFLLLTVFVIFVVGALSNAIFFEQFGKISIQMAGGNLDKIIPVFIEGIMPPWFSTAFLLAMFAAAMSTLSSQFHIGGTSLAYDVSQVVMPTKRDTKQVNQLGIIATILATLVWAWLLPPSIVARATAFFFGLTGAAFLPAYVFGLYWKGMTKTGAKTSMVGGFTVSMLWMLFIHKKEAVSIGLCKTIFGKVTLVADAAPGSTMFLLQWVDPNVVALPVAITIAVVVSLVSRSLAEDHIQLCWQNT